In Pseudomonas sp. R76, one genomic interval encodes:
- a CDS encoding branched-chain amino acid ABC transporter permease, giving the protein MLNLYLFQILNGLGLGMIYFLIAVGLTIIFGLLNFVNFAHGAFFLLGAYICYTAVSLTGNFWLALLIAPLVVAALAWVIERLLIQRIYHLPHMFQILVTLGIALIIQEASVMIWGPVGKSVAVPELLRGVLVVGDFVYPYYRLFLIVFSGLVGLGLWLLLERTRFGALVRAGSESTETVSLLGTNIFRLFSMTFALGVALAGVAGVLFAPLRGAQPFVGPEILGVAFVVVVIGGMGSFSGALVGGLLVGVVQSLMTTLWPQGASLMIYGAMAVVILVRPYGLFGRA; this is encoded by the coding sequence ATGCTTAATCTTTACCTGTTCCAGATCCTCAACGGCCTTGGGCTTGGGATGATCTATTTCCTGATCGCGGTTGGGCTGACGATCATTTTCGGCCTGCTCAACTTCGTCAACTTCGCCCACGGCGCGTTCTTCCTGCTGGGCGCCTACATCTGCTACACCGCCGTCAGTCTTACCGGCAACTTCTGGCTGGCGCTGCTGATTGCGCCGCTGGTGGTGGCCGCACTGGCGTGGGTGATCGAGCGCTTGTTGATCCAGCGGATTTATCACTTGCCGCACATGTTCCAGATTCTGGTGACCCTGGGGATCGCGCTGATCATCCAGGAAGCCAGCGTGATGATCTGGGGCCCGGTGGGCAAAAGCGTCGCCGTGCCGGAACTGCTGCGCGGCGTGCTAGTGGTCGGCGATTTCGTCTATCCCTATTACCGCCTGTTCCTCATTGTGTTTTCCGGGCTGGTCGGCCTGGGCCTGTGGCTGCTGCTGGAACGCACGCGCTTCGGCGCCCTGGTGCGCGCCGGCAGTGAAAGCACTGAAACCGTGTCGCTGCTGGGCACCAATATCTTCCGCCTGTTCTCCATGACCTTCGCCCTCGGCGTGGCCCTGGCCGGTGTCGCCGGCGTGCTGTTCGCGCCGTTGCGCGGTGCCCAGCCCTTTGTCGGCCCGGAGATTCTCGGCGTGGCCTTCGTGGTGGTGGTGATCGGCGGCATGGGCTCGTTCAGTGGGGCGCTGGTCGGCGGTTTGCTGGTGGGCGTGGTGCAAAGCCTGATGACCACACTTTGGCCCCAAGGCGCGAGCCTGATGATCTACGGCGCGATGGCCGTGGTGATTCTGGTACGCCCTTACGGCCTGTTTGGGAGAGCCTGA
- a CDS encoding branched-chain amino acid ABC transporter permease, with protein sequence MSEKNPLPFAKTQSRAMLLWVLAVLIGLPLILPSATLATEILIFAMAALACNLLLGYTGLLSFGQGIFFGAGAYCAALLMIHLQLGLFPALLGAAVAGGFLALLVGALAIRRTGIYFVMLTLAFSQMAYFVAYTLSDWTGGDNGLLSVPRPEIRIGDNVLLSLADARAFYGFVAVLFLLIFIGARRVIASPFGSTLMAIRENETRASAIGYDTRHFKILVFVLSGAVTGIAGALYAMLLHFVPLSNIDLAMSENILIMTIVGGTGSLFGSLLGAGSIVLLGDFLSDLWPRWLMLLGIILIFVVIFMRGGLWGGLSSLFERLRGSRKTAVVAKEDVL encoded by the coding sequence ATGAGCGAGAAAAACCCCCTGCCGTTTGCCAAGACGCAATCGCGCGCGATGTTGCTGTGGGTGCTGGCCGTGCTGATCGGCTTGCCGTTGATCCTGCCTTCGGCGACCCTGGCCACCGAGATCCTGATCTTCGCCATGGCGGCCCTGGCCTGCAATTTGTTGCTGGGCTACACCGGGCTGCTGTCCTTCGGCCAAGGCATCTTCTTCGGCGCCGGCGCCTACTGCGCGGCGTTGTTGATGATCCACCTGCAACTGGGCCTGTTCCCCGCCTTGCTCGGCGCCGCCGTGGCCGGTGGTTTCCTGGCGCTGCTGGTGGGCGCCCTGGCGATCCGGCGCACCGGCATCTACTTCGTGATGCTGACCCTGGCGTTCAGCCAGATGGCCTACTTCGTCGCCTACACCTTGAGCGACTGGACCGGCGGCGACAACGGCCTGCTCAGCGTGCCGCGCCCGGAAATCCGCATCGGTGACAACGTGCTGCTGTCGCTGGCCGACGCCCGTGCGTTCTATGGGTTTGTCGCGGTGCTGTTCCTGCTGATCTTCATCGGCGCACGCCGGGTCATCGCCTCGCCGTTCGGCAGCACCTTGATGGCGATCCGTGAAAACGAAACCCGCGCCTCGGCCATCGGCTATGACACGCGCCACTTCAAGATCCTGGTGTTCGTGCTGTCCGGCGCGGTCACCGGCATTGCCGGGGCGCTGTACGCGATGCTGCTGCACTTTGTGCCGCTGTCGAACATCGACCTGGCAATGTCCGAGAACATTCTGATCATGACCATCGTCGGCGGCACCGGCTCGCTGTTCGGCTCATTGCTGGGCGCCGGCTCCATCGTGCTGCTGGGGGATTTCCTTTCTGACCTGTGGCCGCGCTGGCTGATGCTGCTCGGAATCATCCTGATCTTCGTGGTGATCTTTATGCGCGGCGGCTTGTGGGGCGGGCTGTCGTCGCTGTTCGAACGCCTGCGCGGCAGCCGCAAAACCGCCGTCGTCGCCAAGGAGGACGTGTTATGA
- a CDS encoding ABC transporter ATP-binding protein, protein MSILLETQNLELAYGAFHAVNGVNLKVEAGTIHTIIGPNGAGKTSLFHCLTGERQATAGAIHFDGKNLMRKPAHARVGLGMARSFQLTSLFQNLSVRENLRLAAQGRDGARALNFWRRVDSQREHLEMADQVLERLQLTPRANTLAGELSHGQQRVLEVGMSICSKPKLLMLDEPTSGMGIDDIPIMTQLISDLGRDHTVLLIEHNMSIVMSISQRITVMSHGQILVEGTPEFVRADERVRTAYLGEAA, encoded by the coding sequence ATGAGCATCCTGCTGGAAACCCAAAACCTGGAACTGGCCTACGGCGCGTTCCATGCGGTCAATGGCGTCAACCTCAAGGTCGAAGCCGGCACCATCCACACCATCATCGGCCCCAATGGCGCGGGCAAGACCAGCCTGTTTCACTGCCTCACCGGCGAGCGCCAGGCCACGGCAGGGGCGATCCATTTCGACGGCAAGAACCTGATGCGCAAGCCCGCCCACGCCCGCGTCGGCCTGGGTATGGCGCGTTCGTTCCAGCTCACCAGCCTGTTCCAGAACCTCAGCGTGCGCGAGAACCTGCGCCTGGCCGCCCAAGGCCGTGACGGCGCGCGCGCCCTCAACTTCTGGCGCCGTGTCGACAGCCAGCGCGAGCACCTGGAGATGGCCGACCAGGTACTCGAACGCCTGCAACTCACGCCCCGCGCCAACACCCTGGCCGGCGAGCTGTCCCACGGCCAGCAGCGCGTGCTGGAGGTGGGCATGTCGATCTGCTCCAAGCCCAAACTGTTGATGCTCGACGAGCCCACCTCGGGCATGGGCATCGATGATATTCCGATCATGACCCAACTGATCAGCGACCTCGGCCGCGACCACACGGTGTTGTTGATCGAACACAACATGAGCATCGTCATGTCCATCAGCCAACGCATCACCGTAATGAGCCACGGGCAGATTCTGGTGGAAGGCACGCCGGAATTCGTGCGCGCCGATGAGCGTGTGCGCACTGCATACCTTGGGGAGGCTGCCTGA
- a CDS encoding ABC transporter ATP-binding protein, with the protein MLIVENIHSYYDKSHVLEGVSLTVNPGELVTLLGRNGAGKTTTLRSILGIICPRQGQIHFNGQALVGQKIFEIARQGLALVPENRGIFRLLTVEENLRIAVRKTSRWQLEDVYGMFPRLKERRKNAGHALSGGEQQMLAIARALLNDPKLLILDEPTEGLAPVIVDELVKILRKVKDDGLPVLLVEQNLMVCDKLADRHYVLEQGRVVYEGSAAAFRADPSIKNRYLALSA; encoded by the coding sequence ATGCTGATCGTCGAGAACATCCATTCCTACTACGACAAAAGCCACGTGCTCGAAGGCGTGTCGCTGACCGTCAACCCTGGCGAGCTGGTGACCTTGCTCGGGCGTAATGGCGCCGGCAAAACCACCACGCTGCGCAGTATTCTCGGGATTATCTGCCCGCGCCAGGGCCAGATTCACTTCAATGGCCAGGCGTTGGTGGGCCAGAAGATCTTTGAAATCGCCCGCCAGGGGCTAGCCCTGGTGCCGGAGAACCGCGGGATTTTCCGCCTGCTCACCGTCGAGGAAAACCTGCGCATCGCCGTGCGCAAGACCAGCCGCTGGCAGTTGGAGGACGTGTACGGCATGTTCCCGCGTCTCAAGGAGCGGCGCAAAAACGCCGGCCACGCGCTGTCCGGTGGCGAGCAGCAAATGCTCGCCATCGCCCGTGCGCTGCTTAACGACCCCAAGCTGCTGATTCTCGATGAGCCTACCGAAGGCCTCGCGCCGGTGATCGTCGACGAACTGGTGAAGATCCTGCGCAAGGTCAAGGACGACGGCCTGCCCGTGCTGCTGGTGGAACAGAACCTGATGGTCTGCGACAAGCTCGCCGACCGCCATTACGTGCTCGAACAGGGCCGCGTGGTGTATGAGGGCAGCGCCGCTGCTTTCCGCGCCGACCCGAGCATCAAAAACCGTTATTTGGCCCTGAGTGCCTGA
- a CDS encoding Zn-dependent hydrolase, producing MNSFAQPLQSNAPLINRDRLWQSLMDLAQLGATVKGGVCRLALTDLDRQARDLFVQWCEAAGCSVSVDAIGNIFARRAGRNPALAPVMTGSHIDTQPTGGKFDGCYGVMAGLEVIRTLNDLGIETQAPIEVVVWTNEEGSRFPPCMMGSGVFAGKFDLQDTLDKLDEHGLSVGAELQRIGYAGSRAVLGHPVGAYFEAHIEQGPVLEDQATTIGVVMGCLGQKWFDLTLTGVEAHAGPTPMHLRKDALVGAAEVVSAVNRIAHQHQPHACGTVGCLSLHPGSRNVIPGQVHMTLDLRHLHADKLQAMVDEVRGVIETSAKRHGLSFELTPTADFPPLDFNPACVNAVRDGASALGFSHMDIVSGAGHDAIFVAELGPAGMIFVPCEGGISHNEIENAAPDDLAAGCAVLLRAMVNAAQGEQA from the coding sequence ATGAATAGCTTTGCGCAACCGCTCCAGAGCAACGCCCCGCTGATCAACCGCGACCGCCTGTGGCAATCGCTGATGGACCTGGCCCAGCTCGGCGCCACCGTCAAAGGCGGTGTGTGCCGCCTGGCCCTCACCGACCTCGACCGTCAGGCCCGCGACCTGTTTGTGCAATGGTGCGAGGCGGCCGGGTGCAGCGTCAGTGTCGACGCCATCGGGAACATTTTCGCCCGGCGTGCCGGGCGTAATCCCGCCTTGGCGCCGGTGATGACCGGCAGCCATATCGACACCCAGCCTACGGGCGGCAAGTTCGACGGTTGCTACGGGGTGATGGCCGGGCTGGAAGTGATCCGCACCCTGAATGACCTCGGCATTGAGACCCAGGCGCCGATTGAAGTGGTGGTGTGGACCAACGAAGAAGGCTCGCGCTTCCCGCCGTGCATGATGGGCTCCGGGGTGTTTGCCGGTAAGTTCGACCTGCAGGACACCCTCGACAAACTGGACGAGCACGGCCTGTCGGTGGGTGCTGAATTGCAGCGCATCGGTTACGCCGGTTCGCGTGCGGTGCTCGGCCACCCGGTGGGTGCGTATTTCGAGGCGCATATCGAGCAAGGCCCGGTGCTGGAAGACCAGGCCACCACCATCGGTGTGGTCATGGGTTGCCTGGGCCAGAAGTGGTTCGACCTGACCCTCACCGGCGTCGAAGCCCACGCCGGCCCCACGCCGATGCACCTGCGTAAGGACGCCTTGGTCGGCGCCGCCGAGGTGGTCAGCGCGGTCAACCGTATCGCCCATCAGCACCAGCCGCATGCCTGCGGCACGGTTGGTTGCCTGAGCCTGCACCCCGGCTCGCGGAATGTGATTCCCGGCCAGGTGCACATGACCCTCGACTTGCGCCACCTGCATGCCGACAAGCTGCAGGCCATGGTCGATGAAGTACGCGGTGTGATCGAGACCAGCGCCAAGCGCCACGGCCTGAGTTTTGAACTGACGCCGACTGCCGACTTCCCGCCGCTGGACTTCAACCCCGCCTGCGTCAACGCCGTGCGCGACGGCGCGAGTGCCCTGGGCTTCAGCCATATGGACATCGTCAGCGGCGCCGGGCATGACGCAATTTTCGTCGCCGAACTCGGCCCGGCCGGGATGATCTTTGTGCCGTGCGAAGGCGGCATCAGCCATAACGAAATCGAAAACGCCGCGCCGGATGACCTGGCGGCGGGCTGCGCGGTATTGCTGCGCGCCATGGTCAACGCGGCGCAGGGGGAACAGGCATGA
- a CDS encoding amidase, translating into MSEIGQLTAVQLLQHFRDKTLSPVEVTEDALLRIERYNPVVNAYCHVDPHGALNAARASEQRWFKGQPCGALDGVPSSIKDLTLTIGMPTRKGSRTSSAEGPWDVDAPFSALMRKAGAVLLGKTTTPEFGWKGVTDNPLYGITRNPWDTRTTAGGSSGGAGAAAALNLGVLHQGSDAGGSIRIPCAFTGTFGIKPTFGYVPQWPASSMTILSHLGPMTRTVEDTVLILQTVAQADARDGLIGAPRATPWLTPGTDLKGLRVAYSPTFGYANVDPQVAKVVAQAVDGLVQLGAQVEEIDPGFSDPLEVFSTLWAAGAARLTGSMSEAQKQLLDPGLLRIAQRGEQLSLRDFNDALEARAALVARMAAFHEHYDVLVSPMMPITAFEAGHNVPPGSGMSEWMEWTPFTYPFNLTQQPAASVPCGLAANGLPVGLHVVGARFADEQVLRVCQAYAKAFPTEHLQAPRGL; encoded by the coding sequence ATGAGTGAGATCGGCCAACTGACAGCGGTGCAACTGCTGCAGCATTTTCGTGACAAGACCTTGTCGCCAGTGGAGGTCACCGAAGACGCCCTGCTGCGTATCGAGCGCTACAACCCGGTGGTGAACGCTTACTGCCATGTCGATCCGCACGGGGCACTCAACGCGGCACGCGCCTCGGAACAACGCTGGTTCAAAGGCCAACCCTGTGGCGCGCTGGATGGCGTGCCGTCGTCGATAAAAGACCTGACGCTGACCATCGGCATGCCGACCCGCAAGGGCTCGCGCACCTCATCTGCCGAGGGGCCGTGGGACGTGGACGCGCCCTTCTCGGCCTTGATGCGCAAGGCCGGCGCAGTGCTGCTGGGCAAAACCACCACGCCGGAATTCGGCTGGAAAGGCGTCACCGATAACCCGTTGTACGGCATCACCCGCAACCCGTGGGACACCCGAACCACGGCGGGCGGCTCGTCCGGTGGCGCGGGCGCGGCGGCGGCGTTGAACCTCGGCGTGTTGCACCAGGGCAGCGACGCCGGGGGTTCGATCCGCATACCCTGTGCGTTTACCGGCACCTTCGGCATCAAGCCGACTTTCGGTTATGTGCCGCAATGGCCGGCCAGTTCCATGACGATTTTGTCGCACCTGGGGCCGATGACACGCACGGTGGAAGACACCGTGCTGATACTGCAAACCGTGGCACAAGCGGATGCGCGCGATGGCCTGATCGGTGCGCCGCGTGCTACGCCATGGCTCACGCCAGGTACGGACTTGAAAGGCTTGCGCGTGGCCTACAGCCCCACGTTCGGTTATGCGAATGTCGACCCGCAGGTCGCCAAAGTCGTCGCCCAAGCCGTTGATGGTTTGGTGCAACTGGGCGCGCAGGTCGAGGAAATCGACCCGGGTTTCAGCGACCCACTGGAGGTGTTCAGCACCCTGTGGGCGGCGGGCGCCGCACGCCTGACCGGCTCGATGAGCGAGGCACAAAAACAGCTGCTCGACCCGGGCTTGCTGCGCATTGCGCAACGCGGCGAACAACTCAGCCTGCGCGACTTCAACGACGCCCTCGAAGCCCGCGCCGCACTGGTCGCGCGGATGGCGGCATTCCATGAGCATTACGACGTACTGGTCTCGCCGATGATGCCGATCACCGCGTTCGAGGCCGGGCACAACGTGCCGCCGGGCTCGGGGATGAGTGAGTGGATGGAGTGGACGCCGTTTACCTATCCCTTCAACCTCACCCAGCAACCGGCCGCGTCGGTGCCCTGCGGGCTGGCGGCGAATGGCTTGCCGGTGGGGTTGCATGTGGTGGGCGCGCGTTTTGCCGATGAGCAGGTGTTGCGGGTGTGCCAGGCTTACGCCAAGGCGTTCCCCACCGAACACCTTCAAGCACCGCGCGGGCTCTGA
- a CDS encoding LacI family DNA-binding transcriptional regulator, translating into MNKKKSVTISDIAKRVGMTTITVSRALSKPDLVKPATLARILEVARELDYVPNAFARGLKRSESLIIGVITASVDNPFYSEMIKAISREAKKHGYTIMLVDTDELEELESKAVDTLLGYRVAGIILSPVSDEPSYQPDYLERLGNGKTPVVLLDRTIHDSPFSRVVLDNYHSGIQAAHYLLRQTPDLKRLLVLTGPEHSRITVERLKGLREVLAEHPHIQVEVQAGDYTLMPSYLHTLDYLAEHSAPDAIMGFNQLITLGALRALRMHNIAHDSLTICGIDRLPFADIFGVPIACVAHDASLAGSSAVRLLLDRLEDPYKPRDKVVIAGQLENG; encoded by the coding sequence ATGAACAAGAAAAAGTCCGTCACCATCAGCGACATCGCCAAACGGGTTGGCATGACCACCATCACGGTGTCCCGCGCGCTGAGCAAACCCGACCTGGTCAAGCCCGCCACCCTGGCGCGCATTCTCGAAGTGGCGCGGGAGCTGGACTACGTGCCCAACGCCTTCGCGCGCGGGCTCAAGCGCAGTGAAAGCCTGATCATCGGCGTAATCACCGCCTCGGTGGACAACCCGTTCTACAGCGAGATGATCAAGGCGATTTCCCGCGAGGCGAAAAAGCACGGCTACACCATCATGCTGGTCGACACCGATGAGTTGGAGGAGCTGGAAAGCAAGGCCGTCGACACCTTGCTGGGCTACCGCGTGGCGGGGATCATCCTGTCGCCGGTCTCCGACGAGCCGAGCTACCAGCCCGACTATCTGGAGCGCCTCGGCAACGGTAAAACCCCGGTGGTGCTGCTTGACCGCACGATCCACGACAGCCCGTTCAGCCGCGTGGTGCTCGACAACTATCACAGCGGCATCCAGGCCGCGCACTACTTGCTGCGCCAAACGCCGGACCTCAAGCGCCTGCTGGTGCTGACCGGCCCCGAGCATTCACGCATTACCGTGGAACGCCTCAAGGGCCTGCGTGAAGTGCTCGCCGAACACCCGCACATCCAAGTAGAAGTGCAGGCCGGCGACTACACGCTGATGCCGTCTTACCTGCACACCCTCGACTACCTGGCCGAGCACTCGGCGCCGGACGCGATCATGGGCTTCAACCAGTTGATCACCCTCGGCGCGTTGCGCGCGCTGCGCATGCACAACATCGCCCACGACAGCCTGACCATCTGCGGCATCGACCGCCTGCCCTTCGCCGATATCTTCGGCGTGCCCATCGCGTGCGTGGCCCACGACGCCTCCCTGGCCGGCAGCAGCGCGGTGCGCCTGTTGTTGGATCGCCTGGAAGACCCGTACAAGCCACGCGACAAGGTGGTGATCGCCGGCCAGTTGGAAAACGGCTAG
- a CDS encoding SDR family oxidoreductase, whose product MNAAFNFTHQRILVTGASSGIGREIALQLIASGAEVFALGRDAQALATLGCHSLCLDIADSLALDNALQDLPPLHGLVNCAGISRLEPAAAISAEAFDQVMQVNARAAAQVASRVAAKMIEAKIAGSIVNVSSQASLVALDDHLGYCASKAALDAITRVQCAEWGRFGIRVNSVNPTVTLTPMATMAWSDPAKRDPALAAIPLGRFAETVEVALPVLFLLSDAASMISGVSLPIDGGYTSR is encoded by the coding sequence ATGAACGCAGCCTTCAACTTCACCCACCAACGCATCCTCGTCACCGGTGCCAGCAGCGGCATCGGCCGTGAGATCGCCCTGCAACTGATCGCCAGCGGCGCCGAAGTATTCGCGCTGGGCCGCGACGCGCAAGCCTTGGCAACGTTGGGTTGCCACAGCCTTTGCCTGGACATCGCCGACAGCCTCGCCCTCGACAACGCCCTGCAAGACCTGCCCCCGTTGCATGGCCTGGTCAACTGCGCCGGCATCTCGCGCCTGGAACCCGCCGCCGCCATCAGCGCCGAGGCGTTCGACCAGGTGATGCAGGTGAACGCCCGCGCTGCCGCCCAGGTCGCCAGCCGTGTGGCGGCAAAGATGATCGAAGCGAAGATCGCCGGCAGCATCGTCAATGTCTCAAGCCAAGCCTCACTGGTCGCGCTGGATGATCACCTCGGCTACTGCGCCTCAAAGGCTGCACTCGATGCGATCACCCGCGTGCAATGCGCCGAGTGGGGCCGCTTTGGGATTCGTGTCAACAGCGTCAACCCCACGGTCACCCTCACGCCCATGGCCACCATGGCCTGGTCCGACCCGGCCAAGCGCGACCCGGCGCTGGCGGCGATTCCACTGGGGCGATTTGCTGAAACGGTGGAAGTCGCTTTGCCGGTGCTGTTCCTGCTCAGCGATGCCGCGAGCATGATCAGCGGCGTCAGCCTGCCGATTGATGGCGGTTACACCAGCCGCTAG
- a CDS encoding FGGY-family carbohydrate kinase has product MNYVMGVDIGTQSTKALLVDGQGTIIAQHSQGYRVDTPKVRWAEQWPQVWLDAVEACVAQCMAKAGVAAAQVKALCISSLYGGSGIAVDAQITPLHPCLIWMDRRAGEQVAWVREHVDLERLFAVTGNSVDSYYGFTKMLWLKQHQPQVWAETRYLLPPNSYINWCLTGELAVDHSSAGNIGGVYDVAQRGWSEEMLAALDIPLAMMPERLVYSGEVVGGLLESWATRLGLQAGTPILAGGVDAAMATLAAGVTQPGNHVAMIGTSMCWGYLNQHVDARHGLVSMPHVYNGQRDLYIFGGAITAGASVSWFREQFCQAEEQQANATGQDSLVLLEQSAMTIPAGSEGLLFLPYLMGERSPVWDDRASGSFVGLNLYHSRIHLYRAVLEGVSFALRHNIEAGTQGAHSLDPRLIVVGGASHSDLWMQIIADVTRYPVYTIVQEVEAALGAALLAAHTVGLVSDGEMEKGWVQLALRAQPKRENVAVYDRAFGEYLKLYPALKPIMHSLQAN; this is encoded by the coding sequence ATGAACTATGTAATGGGCGTCGACATTGGAACCCAGAGCACCAAGGCGCTGCTGGTGGATGGTCAAGGCACGATCATCGCCCAGCACAGCCAGGGTTATCGCGTGGATACCCCGAAAGTGCGCTGGGCCGAGCAATGGCCGCAGGTCTGGCTGGACGCCGTCGAGGCCTGCGTCGCGCAGTGCATGGCCAAGGCTGGCGTCGCGGCCGCGCAGGTCAAGGCGCTGTGTATCAGCAGCCTGTACGGCGGCTCGGGGATTGCCGTGGATGCGCAGATCACGCCGCTGCACCCGTGCCTGATCTGGATGGACCGCCGTGCCGGCGAACAAGTGGCGTGGGTGCGTGAGCATGTCGACCTGGAGCGTTTGTTCGCGGTCACCGGCAACTCGGTGGACAGCTACTACGGCTTCACCAAGATGCTCTGGCTCAAGCAGCACCAGCCGCAGGTGTGGGCCGAAACCCGCTACCTGCTGCCGCCCAACAGCTATATCAACTGGTGCCTGACCGGCGAGTTGGCGGTGGACCACAGCAGCGCCGGCAATATCGGCGGTGTCTACGATGTGGCGCAGCGCGGCTGGTCCGAAGAGATGCTCGCGGCGTTGGACATTCCCTTGGCGATGATGCCCGAGCGGCTGGTGTATTCCGGCGAAGTGGTGGGCGGGCTGCTGGAAAGCTGGGCCACGCGCCTGGGCCTGCAGGCGGGCACGCCGATTCTTGCCGGTGGCGTGGACGCCGCCATGGCGACGTTGGCAGCGGGCGTCACGCAACCGGGCAACCATGTGGCGATGATCGGCACCAGCATGTGCTGGGGCTACTTGAACCAGCACGTCGATGCACGCCATGGCTTGGTGAGCATGCCGCACGTCTACAACGGCCAGCGCGACCTGTACATCTTCGGCGGGGCGATCACCGCCGGCGCGTCGGTCAGCTGGTTTCGCGAGCAGTTCTGCCAGGCCGAGGAACAGCAGGCCAACGCCACCGGGCAGGACAGCCTGGTGTTGCTGGAGCAGAGCGCGATGACGATCCCGGCCGGCAGCGAAGGCTTGTTGTTCCTGCCGTACTTGATGGGCGAGCGCAGCCCGGTGTGGGATGACCGCGCCAGCGGCAGTTTTGTCGGGCTGAACCTGTATCACAGCCGCATCCACCTGTACCGCGCGGTGCTGGAAGGGGTGAGTTTTGCCCTGCGCCACAACATCGAAGCCGGAACCCAGGGCGCGCACTCGCTGGACCCGCGTTTGATTGTGGTGGGTGGCGCGAGCCATTCGGATTTGTGGATGCAGATTATTGCGGATGTCACGCGGTATCCGGTCTACACCATCGTGCAGGAGGTGGAAGCGGCACTGGGCGCGGCGTTGCTGGCGGCGCACACGGTGGGGTTGGTGAGTGATGGGGAAATGGAAAAGGGCTGGGTGCAGTTGGCGTTGAGGGCGCAGCCCAAGCGCGAGAATGTCGCGGTGTACGACCGGGCGTTTGGCGAGTATTTGAAGTTGTATCCGGCTTTAAAACCCATCATGCACAGCCTGCAAGCCAACTGA
- a CDS encoding alcohol dehydrogenase catalytic domain-containing protein: MDKHTEMQAVVCHGPKDYRLERIGKPKARPNELVIRIAACGICASDCKCHSGAAMFWGGDNPWVKAPVVPGHEFFGYVEEVGEGAEEHFEVAVGDKVIAEQIVPCGKCRFCKSGKYWMCEVHNIFGFQREVAEGGMAQYMRIPKTAIVHKIPESVSLEDSALVEPMACSIHTVNRGEIQLDDVVVIAGAGTLGLCMVQVAALKTPKKLVVIDMVDARLELAKQFGADVVINPSRDNARDIINGLTDNYGCDVYIETTGVPAGVTQGLDLIRKLGRFVEFSVFGAETSVDWSIIGDRKELDVRGAHLGPYCYPIAIDLFERGLVTSKGIVTHDFPLDDFAEAFELANSTKSIKVLLKPVV; this comes from the coding sequence ATGGACAAGCACACCGAAATGCAAGCCGTCGTCTGCCACGGCCCGAAAGACTACCGCCTGGAGCGCATCGGCAAACCCAAGGCGCGCCCTAATGAACTGGTGATTCGCATCGCCGCCTGCGGCATTTGCGCCAGTGACTGCAAATGCCATTCAGGCGCGGCGATGTTCTGGGGTGGCGACAACCCGTGGGTCAAGGCGCCGGTGGTGCCGGGCCATGAGTTTTTCGGCTACGTGGAGGAAGTGGGCGAGGGCGCCGAGGAACACTTTGAAGTCGCGGTTGGCGACAAGGTGATTGCCGAGCAGATCGTACCGTGCGGCAAGTGCCGCTTCTGCAAGTCGGGCAAATACTGGATGTGCGAGGTGCACAACATCTTCGGCTTCCAGCGTGAAGTGGCCGAAGGCGGCATGGCCCAGTACATGCGCATTCCGAAGACGGCCATCGTGCACAAGATTCCCGAGTCTGTGTCGCTGGAAGACTCGGCGTTGGTGGAACCCATGGCGTGCTCGATCCATACCGTCAACCGCGGGGAAATCCAGCTCGATGACGTGGTGGTGATTGCCGGCGCAGGCACCCTGGGCTTGTGCATGGTCCAGGTGGCCGCACTGAAAACCCCGAAAAAACTGGTGGTGATCGACATGGTCGACGCGCGCCTCGAACTGGCCAAGCAGTTCGGCGCCGACGTGGTGATCAACCCGTCCCGCGACAACGCCCGCGACATCATCAACGGCCTCACCGACAACTACGGCTGCGACGTGTACATCGAAACCACCGGCGTGCCGGCTGGCGTGACCCAGGGCCTGGACCTGATCCGCAAGCTCGGGCGCTTTGTCGAGTTCAGCGTGTTCGGCGCCGAGACCAGCGTCGACTGGTCGATCATTGGCGATCGCAAAGAACTCGATGTACGCGGCGCGCACCTTGGCCCGTATTGCTACCCGATTGCCATCGACCTGTTCGAACGCGGGCTGGTCACCTCCAAGGGCATCGTCACCCATGACTTCCCGCTGGACGACTTTGCCGAAGCGTTCGAGCTGGCCAATTCGACCAAGTCGATCAAGGTGCTGTTGAAGCCGGTGGTCTGA